A stretch of DNA from Bacillus alveayuensis:
TATCGAATAAAGGGGAAAGACGATGAAAATTGCACTTATTGCTCATGATAAAAAGAAAAATGATATGGTTCAATTTACAATTGCCTACAAACATGTACTGGAAAAACATGATCTTTACGCAACAGGTACGACGGGATTAAAAATAATGGAGGCAACTGGATTAAACATTCACCGCTTTCAATCAGGACCACTTGGTGGAGATCAACAAATTGGTGCATTAATTGCACAAAATGATATGGACATCGTGTTGTTTTTCCGTGATCCATTAACGGCTCAACCACATGAGCCTGATGTTTCAGCATTAGTTCGCCTTTGTGATGTGTATAGCATTCCGCTTGCGACGAACATGGGGACGGCAGAGATTATCATTCGAGGATTAGAGCGTGGAGATTTGAAGTGGAGAGATATTGTTCAAAAGATATAATCTTTTTGTTTGAAATACATTGTCCATATTCTTTCGTTCAGAATAAAACTATTTGAAAAAACGTGGCACATCATTTGTAGGAAAGTCCATGATGAAATATCCGATCATTTTAGATCGTGACGAAATTGGTGATGCGAAATGAGAAAGTTAAAGATAGGTATTACTTGTTATCCATCAGTCGGAGGATCAGGGATCGTTGCGACTGAATTAGGCAAATTATTAGCGGAAAGAGGGCACGAAATCCATTTTATTTCATCTAGTATGCCATTTCGTTTAAATAAAGTGTATTGTAATATTTTTTATCATGAAGTAGAAGTGAATCAATATTCCGTTTTTAAATATCCTCCTTATGACATTGCACTTGCTAGCAAAATGGCGGAAGTCATTGAGCGTGAAAACCTTGATATTTTACATGTACATTATGCGATTCCTCATGCTGTTTGTGCTTCATTAGCAAAGCAAATGGTTGATGGAAATATAAAAATTGTCACAACCTTACACGGCACAGATATAACCGTATTAGGCTATGATCCGTCCCTTTCCAATGCGATAAAATTTGGCATTGAAACATCTGATCGTGTAACGGCAGTTTCGAAAGCATTAGTAAAACAAACGTATGACTTACTAGAGCCGAACAAGGAAATTTTAACTGTTTATAATTTTATTGATGAACGAGTCTATCAAAGAAAAAATGTGGAGCATTTAAAAAAAGATTACGGAATATTAGAGCATGAAAAAGTCATCATTCACGTTTCAAACTTTCGCAAAGTAAAACGTGTCCCTGATGTTATAAAAGCTTTTGCGTACATACAAAAGCACGTAGCGTCCAAACTGTTGCTTGTCGGTGATGGACCAGAAATGACAGTCGTTTCAAAGCTAGTAAAAGAGCTCGATATTGAAAATAAAGTGTTATTTCTCGGGAAACAAGAAAATGTAGTAGAGCTGTATTCGATTAGTGATTTAAAGCTGTTAACATCCGAAAAAGAGAGTTTTGGACTTGTTTTGCTTGAGGCGATGGCATGTAGAGTTCCGTGTATTGGAACAAATATTGGAGGTATTCCAGAAGTCATTGAACATGAGCAAACTGGATATATTTGTGAGTTAGGCGACGTTCAAGATATGGCAGAAAAAGCGATATTATTATTAAATAATGACTCTTTACATAAAAGAATGTCTGAAAAGGCTGAAGAAGCTGTTCGTCAAAAGTTTAACTCTGGAAAAATAGTAACAGAATATGAAAAAATATATGAACAATTAATGAGCGAAGGTGTGAAGTATGGATCAGCCTTTTTTAGAAGCTAAACCGATTATTGAAACATTAAATAATAATGGCTTTGAAGCTTATTTTGTTGGCGGTTCTGTTCGCGATTATTTGATGGGGAGAGAAATTGGTGATATTGATATTGCAACATCGGCAACACCAGACGAAATAAAAAAGATATTTGAAAAAACAATAGATGTTGGCGCTAAGCACGGTACGATTATTGTTAGATATCATCATCAGTCATATGAAGTGACTACATTTCGTCAAGACTGTGACTATAAAGATTTTCGAAGACCAACAAAAGTTCAA
This window harbors:
- a CDS encoding hypothetical protein (product_source=Hypo-rule applied); protein product: MKKRGTSFVGKSMMKYPIILDRDEIGDAK
- a CDS encoding N-acetyl-alpha-D-glucosaminyl L-malate synthase BshA (product_source=TIGR03999; cath_funfam=3.40.50.2000; cog=COG0438; pfam=PF00534,PF13439; superfamily=53756; tigrfam=TIGR03999), translated to MRKLKIGITCYPSVGGSGIVATELGKLLAERGHEIHFISSSMPFRLNKVYCNIFYHEVEVNQYSVFKYPPYDIALASKMAEVIERENLDILHVHYAIPHAVCASLAKQMVDGNIKIVTTLHGTDITVLGYDPSLSNAIKFGIETSDRVTAVSKALVKQTYDLLEPNKEILTVYNFIDERVYQRKNVEHLKKDYGILEHEKVIIHVSNFRKVKRVPDVIKAFAYIQKHVASKLLLVGDGPEMTVVSKLVKELDIENKVLFLGKQENVVELYSISDLKLLTSEKESFGLVLLEAMACRVPCIGTNIGGIPEVIEHEQTGYICELGDVQDMAEKAILLLNNDSLHKRMSEKAEEAVRQKFNSGKIVTEYEKIYEQLMSEGVKYGSAFFRS
- a CDS encoding methylglyoxal synthase (product_source=KO:K01734; cath_funfam=3.40.50.1380; cog=COG1803; ko=KO:K01734; pfam=PF02142; smart=SM00851; superfamily=52335; tigrfam=TIGR00160), producing the protein MKIALIAHDKKKNDMVQFTIAYKHVLEKHDLYATGTTGLKIMEATGLNIHRFQSGPLGGDQQIGALIAQNDMDIVLFFRDPLTAQPHEPDVSALVRLCDVYSIPLATNMGTAEIIIRGLERGDLKWRDIVQKI